The Malus domestica chromosome 10, GDT2T_hap1 genome contains a region encoding:
- the LOC103429733 gene encoding scarecrow-like protein 13 yields the protein MKTSQQHRGVASIHHKLYHPPVQQIDAYGYQILENSVFPDTGSQGNNVSFQTGKDDEEQFFTLESSPATAFVACDSPSAVSGLSNKSPFSPQGSHSCLSDQHHSSGNNYGSPTSGCSVVEDDNEFKYRLREVEVSLLGPDSDIVDSHFCCHKSGMARWSQSQIATMIPKLNLKDVLLFCAHAISEDDLYTATSWMEVLGHMVSVSGEPMQRLGAYMLEGLRAKLERSGSLIYKALKCEVPTSSQLMSYMSVLYHICPYWKFAYTSANVVIREALENEPRIHIIDFQIAQGSQWVPLIQDLARRPGGPPCIRITGVDDTQSAHARGGGLHIVGERLSKLAASCYVPFEFNAAARCGSQVELHNLRIQPGEAIAVNLPYVLHHMPDESVSTENHRDRLLRLVKSLSPKVMTLVEQESNTNTSPFFSRFREMVDYYTAMFESIDVARPRDDKQRINAEAHCVARDIVNMIACEGAERVERHEPFGKWRSRLMMDGFTPYPLSPKVTDAIRILLKEFNENFRIQEADGALYLGWKQRAMVTSSAWR from the coding sequence ATGAAAACATCTCAGCAACACCGAGGTGTGGCTAGTATCCATCACAAGCTGTACCACCCGCCTGTGCAGCAGATAGATGCCTACGGGTACCAGATTTTGGAAAACAGTGTGTTTCCGGATACTGGTAGCCAAGGAAACAATGTTTCCTTTCAAACGGGCAAGGATGACGAAGAGCAGTTCTTTACCCTGGAATCATCTCCAGCCACTGCCTTTGTAGCCTGTGATTCCCCTTCTGCTGTTAGTGGCTTGTCTAACAAGAGTCCATTTTCACCGCAAGGTTCTCACTCGTGCTTGTCTGATCAACACCATTCGTCTGGCAACAATTATGGATCACCAACAAGTGGGTGCTCCGTAGTTGAGGATGACAACGAGTTCAAGTACAGGCTCAGGGAAGTGGAAGTTTCATTGCTAGGGCCCGACTCGGATATTGTTGACAGCCACTTTTGTTGTCACAAGAGTGGTATGGCAAGGTGGAGCCAGAGTCAAATAGCCACAATGATACCTAAGTTAAACCTAAAAGATGTTCTCTTGTTCTGTGCACACGCAATATCTGAAGACGATTTATACACTGCAACAAGCTGGATGGAAGTTTTGGGGCACATGGTGTCTGTCTCTGGGGAGCCAATGCAAAGACTCGGGGCTTACATGTTGGAAGGTCTTAGAGCAAAGTTGGAAAGATCAGGGAGTTTAATCTACAAAGCCCTAAAATGTGAAGTTCCTACAAGCTCGCAACTTATGTCATACATGTCTGTCCTCTATCATATCTGCCCATATTGGAAGTTTGCTTACACGTCTGCAAATGTAGTCATTCGGGAAGCGTTGGAGAATGAGCCAAGAATCCACATAATTGATTTTCAGATTGCACAGGGCAGTCAGTGGGTTCCCCTCATCCAAGATCTAGCTCGCCGGCCCGGTGGCCCCCCATGTATCCGGATCACAGGTGTTGATGATACTCAATCAGCCCATGCTCGTGGCGGGGGACTTCATATCGTGGGGGAGAGGCTTTCAAAGCTTGCGGCGTCATGCTATGTGCCATTTGAGTTTAATGCTGCTGCCAGATGTGGTTCTCAGgttgaactccataatctcagGATTCAACCTGGGGAAGCCATAGCGGTTAATCTTCCATACGTGTTGCACCACATGCCCGATGAGAGTGTGAGCACGGAGAATCACAGAGATCGTTTGTTAAGGCTGGTTAAGAGTTTATCGCCCAAAGTCATGACACTTGTGGAACAAGAATCCAACACCAACACTTCCCCATTCTTCTCAAGGTTTCGTGAAATggtagattattatacagcaaTGTTTGAATCAATTGATGTGGCTCGGCCAAGAGACGACAAACAGAGGATCAACGCAGAGGCGCACTGTGTGGCTAGAGACATCGTGAACATGATTGCTTGTGAAGGGGCCGAGAGGGTGGAACGCCATGAACCTTTCGGGAAGTGGAGGTCAAGGCTAATGATGGATGGATTTACTCCATACCCGCTGAGTCCTAAAGTGACGGACGCTATCAGGATTCTGTTGAAGGAATTTAACGAGAACTTCAGAATTCAAGAAGCAGACGGGGCTCTCTACCTCGGTTGGAAGCAAAGAGCCATGGTAACGTCTTCCGCATGGAGGTGA
- the LOC103429732 gene encoding NADH-ubiquinone oxidoreductase 20.9 kDa subunit-like: MNTDITASTKPEYPVIDRNPPFTTVVGNFSTLDYFRFATITGVSVTVGYLSGIKPGIRGPSMVTGGLIGVMGGFMYAYQNSAGRLMGFFPNDDEVARHKK; encoded by the exons ATGAATACAGACATCACAGCGTCAACGAAGCCCGAGTACCCGGTCATAGATCGGAACCCTCCGTTCACCACAGTCGTCGGCAACTTCAGCACCCTCGATTACTTCCGTTTCGCCACCATCACCGGCGTCTCCGTTACCGTCGGCTACCTCTCCG GGATTAAGCCCGGGATTAGAGGGCCGTCAATGGTTACAGGAGGTTTGATTGGGGTAATGGGCGGATTCATGTACGCTTACCAGAACTCGGCGGGACGCCTCATGGGCTTTTTCCCCAACGACGATGAGGTAGCTCGTCACAAGAAATGA